The Gadus morhua chromosome 10, gadMor3.0, whole genome shotgun sequence genome segment CCAAACTCTTTCAAATGATCAGCTTCACAAAGGTCACAGCGACGGTTATTGTTCAGATCAGATCAATGCTATCAGCCACGCCCAACCCATAAAATACAACGGCTTCTCTAacttgttcttcttctctctctagaACTACGAGGCATTCTTCGACGCCAGGGAGGACAACGCTGTCTATGCCTTCCTGGGTCTGACCGCACCACCCGGCTCCAAGGTGAGCTACCCCAAAGCCAGGATAAacacactgacccccccccccccccccacacacacacacacacacacacacacacacacacacacacacacacacacacacacacacacacacacacacacacacacacacacacacacacacacacacacacacacacacacacggccacagcTGTCTGTTCCCTAGCTCTGGCCCCCCGCTCACTTCGTACttctttgctctctctttctcttctccagTGGTTCAGTGTCCGTAAAGAAAGCACACATATTACATACAACATCTGTTCATGATATCCCTGTGCACCCCAGCAGTGGCGACAGCAGCCCTCCTTTGCACAATTTCTATTCTCCCTCCCGTCTGGCACCCTGGCGCCCCCTAACTGCCACCTGCAGAACTGCATGGAGGTGTGCCAGTTACTATGGGAACAGCGGggctttcctctctctctctctctctctctctctctttctctctctctctccttagcttacgcacacacacacacacacacacacacacacacacacacacacacacacacacacacacacacacacacacacacacacacacacacacacacacacacacggagtaGAGGGCGTATGAACCACTGATAACCCCTCCATTTTGTTAAGGCTTTCTTTCAACCCCATTTGGATGATGCCTCTAGGGTACAACGCTTGTTATTCTTTATGTAAATGTCATGTAAATCTCCTATTTCTCTACCTCTGTTTTGTcttacctctccccctctccatcttttTCTCTgcccctcttcctttctttctttctttctttctttctttctttctttctttctttctttctttctttctttctttctttctttctttctttctttctttctttctttctttctttctttctttctacctTCTCCAGGAAGCGGAGGCTCTAGCGAAAAAATCACAACAGTAGCAAGTTAGCAGCATCACGTTTTAGTCTGTGTTACACCAGAAGCCCTCAGCTTGAACCCTGACCCCAGACCTACCCACCCTGTACCCTATCCGATACGCACCTGGCtccgacagacagaaagaaggaaagaacgAGGCGCAGAAAACAACGATGGAAAATGGAAAATGAAAGCAATGAAAAATGGAAAAACTAAATTTCACTTAATTTTGAATTGtacgtgttttatttttttgtataatttttagtttaatctgtgtgtgtgtgtgtgtgtgtgtgtgtgtgtgtgtgtgtgtgtgtgtgtgtgtgtgtgtgtgtgtgtgtgttagttccTTGATATCGGTCGTGCCTTGTCAGCTGTACTGACAGAAGTACCTCAGATCTCTAATCCCATTGGCCGAATCGCAAGTCAATCAGCGATACATGAATGTTAACGTATTGAAACAAGAAAAGACACATTTCAACTCATCCGTTTGTATGCACCTTAATATTTCACCCGGACCAGTAAATCCAAACAAAGTGCAGAACCCCAACTCAATCTGTGTTGATCACTAAATGGTTTCATTATTCTGTAGCGACGACCAAGTTCAATTCATCTAGTTTTGTTCGATTTAAACCCTTATGCGCTGAATCATTTTCACAAATTCCAATTGAACATTCAACGTTTAACACACTTGCTTCACTCAACCATTCCCAAATATGACATAGTTACATCTTTAATTGACACATTATTGTCTTAATGCCGTTTGAATGGCAGACTGTTAGTATGAGATGTACCAGACTGTGCTACAATTAAGGAAGCACCACATTTATTTACTTAGttattttagtttcaatttcccTATTGTGCTGGCATTATAAAGATGCACTCTAACCATTGGTTGGTTTCTTATGTAGAAAATAAATTCAACAACTTATGTTTCAAACCAGGCCATATCAGCTTTTCCGATAAGAACAAACCATTTGATGAAGTCCCAGGTCTCACGTTACCCTCTTACAGTAAAGTCTTGTTTTTCTATGAAACATTAAACATTTTGAAATTAATTTGAACATCTGAGTCTACTTTTCATTTGAATGTCTGATGAACTTTCAGAATATGAGGATAGGATTATGTAAGTGATGACTGCAACCTTTTTGTTGAACATTTCATAAAATTTCAATATTGTATCATAAGGGAATATTTGTCAGGTGCTGCGTGCCAGCCGCTGTTGATTTGATGCCAAGCCTTAAGAAGCTTGCTGCGAGCTGGTTCATGAATGCAGTAACTTATGCTTTATGATCCCTTTATAACTCAATTGTAACTAATAAAAGTCAGTTGTAGAAATAGGCACCTATTTAAGTACTTTTGTATTAATGTTTTGTAACATCCTTCAAATACTCTTGTTTCTGTCTCTATTCAACATGTGTATATTTACCTAACCACTTTCACACACTTTAGGCAAGTtaaccaaaaacaaaaatgccCAGTTCTGCTTTAATATTGttacgggggtggggggtgggtcttcgcacacaggcacacacaacacacacacacacacacgcactagcacacgcacacacagacacacgcacaccaccgTGCTGCTCTGTGATTTCATCTCCCCAGTGCAGAAGTGAAAGAGCGCAGTCATATGTCCAGTGACATTTTTGCATTGGAGCTTGACGCACAGCCGAAAACGAAACACAACGACAtctgacagagagacggacggacggacagtgTGTAGACCATGCTTTCAGAGTCCTTCCTCCAGACACTGCCGTACAGGGACGATAAGAGGTACTCCTCTGCCACCAAGCTCCAGGGGGGGgaacacacatatccacaaacTCTGCGTGGAGACACGCAACATGGCTGGCCCGGTCTGACGGAGTCAGGAGAGCACTCACATACGCCGCAAGCACTGCGCACAGGTACGGAGGATGTATTGTTCACTCTTTTGTCATGTACAGTATACTCACGATATAATGTATCTCAGGAAGCTATATGTATAATTTCAGTATATTcataatttaaataatatatataatttctCCTTGAATTGAAACGTCTCCCTTTTACGACTTCTTGTAattatggtaaaaaaaaaaaagatcttcaAAATATGTTCCTAAGGTCATCATATTAATGGGATATATTAATCGATTAATCGAtattaaatgaaaataaaaaaataaaaacattcaaacatttatttCGTAGCATGTTTTCCATTTCATAATCAGAACTTTACATTGCAGACTTAGGCCCAAACGAGGGCCTGGGGCCGAGGTTTGCCTTTCCACCCGAGTTTGGCCTTATGAGCCCGGCCCGTGCCTGTACACTCAACCACTATCCTCACCACTCAGGGGATTTTCAGTCTGAATGCAGTCTCATAAGGCAATACCCTGACCTACGTCTGCGTCAGGAACCAGATGAGGCAACCAGCCCAAATAGCAGCACGTCTTGCCACTGTCCGTCTACGTCGGTGTCCGGACGTCCCCTGCAATCGCTACCATGCACACCCAGCTCCCAGGGCCCAGACAGACAGCCGGGGACTCCGGTACCGGACACGACGCATCCTTTGAAGCCCGGGACCTCGAACCCCGATGAGGGCTACCTAGAGATGACCGGCAACCGAGATCTAGAGCTCTCTCTCTTAGGGCTGGAGCCCCTCTCCAACTCTCTGTTGAACGGTCTGCTGGAGAAGCATCTGGACGAGCTCTACCGCGAGCATTTTACAGACAGCCTGGCCCGATGCAACTCCCAGCTGGGGCACAGCCTTCTGCGTGGCCTGGTGCCCCTGCCGCAGCCCAGCGGACAGGCCCAGCCTTCAGACTTCATGGGGGCCAGTCTGCAGGGTGTGGTGTCCAGGGAAGGAGGGTTCAGAATCAGCTACCTTAACACTACCTCGCACTTCAGCTCACCCGTGCTTCGGATCTCAGATGCTGAAAGTtccccccgacccccaccccctacgcccacgcacacataaa includes the following:
- the si:dkey-237j10.2 gene encoding uncharacterized protein si:dkey-237j10.2, which gives rise to MLSESFLQTLPYRDDKRYSSATKLQGGEHTYPQTLRGDTQHGWPGLTESGEHSHTPQALRTDLGPNEGLGPRFAFPPEFGLMSPARACTLNHYPHHSGDFQSECSLIRQYPDLRLRQEPDEATSPNSSTSCHCPSTSVSGRPLQSLPCTPSSQGPDRQPGTPVPDTTHPLKPGTSNPDEGYLEMTGNRDLELSLLGLEPLSNSLLNGLLEKHLDELYREHFTDSLARCNSQLGHSLLRGLVPLPQPSGQAQPSDFMGASLQGVVSREGGFRISYLNTTSHFSSPVLRISDAESSPRPPPPTPTHT